Genomic window (Cyprinus carpio isolate SPL01 chromosome B7, ASM1834038v1, whole genome shotgun sequence):
TCTTATTTTTCTgtgcaattttattattattattttacttttttttttcggtgtTCATATGGCTTTCAGGCGCATATCAGAAACTAGTTagaatttagaaattttattaaaaaacaaaagaacttaGGACTTCCTGTCTTAAATCTATTCATCGGCATTactatgttaaaggggtcatatgatgcgatttcaagttttcctttctctttggagtcttacaagctgttcatgaatagataagatccctgaagttgcaaagactaaagtctcaaacccaaagagatattctatttaaaagttaagactcttccagccctcctaaaacgcctcgtttaaacgcccccacatgtctacgtcactgtgtgggaagatttgcataacactgcctttgtttacgcaaagaaagaaggcatactggcgccatgtcgtggagacgctgtgtgtttcgttgcgaaaacaaaaatactttgttaggccttccaaaagtggacacaactagaaatcagtggttaagttgtatttacaccACAGTTCCAggacagtccaacccaaatattcagatgtgtgcagcacattttatggaggactgtagAAGACTACAATGCCCACTGTTCTGACTCGCAGCCTGGaagtatgttttcatttttaaagaatttgccacttgagttttaaacagtgtagagtagcgcttgtttgtcatttctctgatcgcAAATGCAGACGTGGTTTGTTTACACGGCGTGAtgcaacacaacacgtaaaaacacagtataagtcataataatcagtaattatgtccccactggatgcaacaaatgcctcatttgtaatgggttttattgtttttgtctcgtcgtgctgggagacggcatcacagtatggtaagaggCATAACAAGAAAAAATAGATTGGATTCTGtttgtttcattaaaatgaaattgtttttttttttaggttaatcACGCagcaaataactaaataataaaaagaaaacatacatacatataccaAGGTTAACACAGCTGAAAATTTGACGTGACTGAGGCTGTTTTAGGGTCTTTTGATCAGAGTAGTTTTGAAGGCCACATGGGATAACAGAAATGATCACAAACAACTGATGGCAAGGACAGATTGAGAGAACTGAAAGAAGGATGGAGTGGAGCAGCATGGTTCCTCCTCCACGATGAAAAGAATATCAGAAAATACAGTGGGAGTGGTTGCACATGGGAGGAATAGAGTAAATGTTGGGTTGTGTAACCGATAAGAGCCCATCTGTGGTCGAAATCACACACAGATCAATTAATGTGTCAGAAGATTTCCCACAGCTTTCTAGAGTCAgtgtttactctctctctctctgttccccAGTGTAGCGACCCCTGACCTCACTCAAACGAGGAGTTTAAGTTTAAGACAGTTCAAATGAAAAGATAAAACCTGTGCTAACATGCAATACATACGAGCGGTTAACAGGACACAACCAGGAGGAgtgaaatgattttttatttatttttttttataaagggaagaaaaaaatggCTTGGTAATTATGGCTGTAATCAGTCTGATGACTGGCTAAATGCTGTTGTGCAAATTATGTCCCAAATATTGCTAGTCAAGGTTTGCGATAAATAGTCAAAACCTCTGCATATATGTTTTGactatttatatatgttttgttttgttaaggcTAAGCATGTCTTTGAGTGATTAGCATTCACCAGCCTCTGGTTTTGTGCTATTTTGAGTTCATCTCAGTGATGCTTGTCTTTGGGGCTTTGTACATTAAACAAGGATTTGGCTTTCTGAATGGAGCAAAATTGAGTAATGTGATAAAGGAAGGGTGAAAAGAGCTTCCTATACTTACAGGAAGTAGGAAATCCGCAAGCCTGTGCAACATTAACCTCTGAATGAACCTCTGTCCCTTTTTAACTCTTTACTTGAGGTCCTGGGTAGTTTTGTgccaagtcactttggataaaagtgtcagctAACATATTGGGAGTATTAGGATGGGAGTAAATGTCTCCAATAACTGAGCATGAATTACAATtggtaacaaaatattttgttgtcaGTTGAAATAAACGCTTGGTAGTTGAAGCTTTAGGCTGCTTGATGTATCTGACCATCATTTCAACCGCAAGAGCCATTATGTCCGGCCCACGTGGGTGTGTTAATATGGAACACTTAAAAGTTACTACATAAAGTGACAAACTTTCTTGTGCTAAAAGTTTAGTGATAGGGCACATTACTTAGAGCTGATCCCAAACGTAAACAAGCTCTGGTTCCACTGAACCTGTGTCAGCAGAGAAGAACAGGAAAGAACTTTGATAGGGATGAAACTGACACAAAAACATGAGATGAAAAAACAAGGATAAAAACTCAACTGTAGATAAAAGTGTGCTTGGTATGGGGTGATGAAATGGCAGTATGATAAGACTGTGATGTAGTAAAACGTTTGcaaaaaatacttatatatatgtatatatataaaaaaaaatggttagttccattccttgattctgattggtcaccagctgtgttttattcacgataCAGCACGGCTATGACCgctaaaaacaatcaaataaaaacaatcaataatattGCATCAGAACGGTTTCATTTATTATGTATCTCGGCAGAATTaactgtttgttatttatttaatgaaatatgatatatgatattatggtgttaaaaaaataaatgacagctgATAAGAGCTGctattctctgtttttatttaaaggggtcatatgatgtgattttcaatttttcctttctgtttggagtgttacaagctcttggtgcataaagacatctgtgaagttgcaaagactaaagtctcgaaagagatattctttattaaagttaagagtcaaccacacccccctaaaaccgcccccacatctctacgtcactatgtgggaagatttgcataacgccgcccaaatgttcatgcataGAAGGCATaatttttattctctctgtttacattttGTGGAGTATCTCTGTTTTGTtgaagtgaaactactttgtttggccttccaaaagaggacacggccagaaatcagtggttaagttttatttacactgtttcagaacagttcaacccaaatattcaaatgtgtgcagcacattttatggaggatgaggaccgtttcctgaaccagtagcctgcaatgtgtctgtggcacaacagcTGTTTTATAAAATGGTcatttcaaactttgcaaggacagtctggtgcttctggctcacagcctgtaagtatgttttttatatttaaataatttgccaatggtGATTCAAacttgagttttgagcagtgaagagtagcggttgttgtttgttgtttctcagatcacaaatgcagacatggttttatgtttacgtggcacgatacgcaacgcgtaaaaaagacagtacaagtcattataatcagtaattatgtccccactggatgcaaaaaatgcctcgtttgtaatgggttttatttgttttgtcttgtgattTCTGAATCACGAATggatctttctatttaaccggatcttatTAGTGAACTGTTTTGAACCAGTTTAAACCAGTTAgtttgaaacggttcgtgtctccagtacgcactaatccacaaattaagTTTTTCGTTATATAAACGTGCCTAAATGCCCGTTCACAcaaaggacgataactataaagataacgataaagatatagtccacaccacaactgtaacgataaagacaaagaaaaacgatatcgttggaatcactttcaaactatttttttccagctgatgaacgataaaaaattgacagccaatcagaatccatcctgctgtaacgaactcgagaatttaaagtggcagacgagcgtgcgcttagaataaacagaagatatcgttcgctggtgtggacgctaatatcgttattttttatagttatcttaatagttatcgttcttggtgtaaaCCGGTCTTTACACTCCCTCTCATGCGAAccaaaccaatatcccgagttgtTCAGTtgctcctaacagtacattgactgaactgctaaaagagaaccgatgatgggatgttcacgagcagagcagctggactgagtcttgtgctgctgggagacggcatagtatgtaaaggggcgtaacatttctgtcacacacttgaggcattcggccaatcacaacacactggatagctggccaatcagaacacaccttgctttttcagaTCGGTGAGCCTTGTAAAATTCgaagtgtttcagaaaggcgcggcttagaggagaaacagtaatgtacattatatggaaaatgttttttgaacctaaaaccgcataaacacatttcattacaccaaatacaccaaataatgttcttttgagcagcatcatatgacccctttaagttccGTTAGATGAGGCATGTTCGGAACATTCTCTTGCTGTTTATTGTTGTGGTCagggactatttttttttttttttttttttaagcggaGGGACAGCATTTAACACACTTgtttcaaaaaagtaacatttcaatacatacatttttggttttaatatttttttaattgtgtggtaaccgttttataaaagcaataaggtacTCGTGAATAAATCACGGTTGTAGGCACTCTGCTTCACGTCGTGCCTAACAATGCCCTTCCCTTAAATGTAAGCAACCTGATAATGCATGTCAGCATTTTTGTCTcttatatgcatgtatttttttcagttactgctataaatcaccttttttttttttttttaacattttatgttaaaatgtgatgAATCATTAAGGGTTTTGGCACCTTGTTGCTTTGACTGAATGAATACAGAGACATGGCACAGATCAAAGTTTATCAAAAGCATTTAATATCATTCAATGACACAAGAATTCACAAAGTGTTTAAGACATGTCTGGCTCAGTTTGCTTCGTGTGTGAATTCCAAAACAGTGCAGATTttaaataaccacaaaaataaaatggaaaagagGAAAGTGTGTATATTgcaaaaggaaaaatatttaaaaatattgagaGAAGCTCAAGAAGAACTCAGCACCATCTATATCATAATCAAAACCATTTTCCTGATAATACATGAATTATTTCACGCTAACGCTTCTAAAGCTGTAacaaattacagtatataaatcaaAACCAATAATGCATTAAATCCCCTTTCACACTGTTACTCATTCCAGTAAAATGACGCAATTTACAGTTCAATGTGGTTTTCCGCCTTACAGTATGACATCCCACTGCAGTcaattactgtatactgtttataTAGAAAGATTATGGCTGCTGTGTcctcaaacaaacagcatttacaACAGGACAGAAGCACCACTAAATGTGTAAGAGTATCAAAAACTGATTTTAGCCCCAATTCATGAATCACCTGAATTCACGACAGAGTAGCTGCTAATCTAGGCTCAGAATCACTGACATCAGTCCAAGTCACCATCTTAGTCAAAAACAAAACGAGAGCACAGATCTATTCTGAGAATTCATATGAACATGGCTCCTGTAtttaatctttcttttatttattcaaaagaaacatttaaactgGCAAGTGAGCAGGTGTTCAAATACATAAACAGTGATCACATACAAGCCACCTGTTAACATACGTGAGGAAAACTGTCTTAAAACATTTGTGTATAACAGACAACTTGTGATTAATCAAACCCTACCCTCTGTGCTCTACAATCTACATGGACAAAGAGTCAGTTATGAGATATTTAACATATAGACAGGAAAGATATTTAATGGGGCAAGCACCAAAATTCAAACTCATAAAAAGAACCAGCACCCTTGAAATCTTACAGAGGATTTAGACTAACAATAGAAACCCTAAATACATCTCTGATAACCAAGTTGAGGCAGGGGAGAACATTTTCTAGCCAATAaatagaagaacattttaaataaaaaaaaaatcaaagagaatAGATCTGTATAGAGGTGAGAAACAATTCACTGAacaaaacagatgaaactgaacAATTGCCGGAAAAATGACTGATTAAAAATGCAATCCTAAACTGCTCGTCCTGATGATATAAACACAACATTCCcatactgaaactgaaaaagtcttttaaaaccCGTATGTTTTGAAGCATTCTGAACAACtgtatttcttttaattcttAATGCTTTAGAAAAATGTCCATAGctctattattagtattattaattttttttttttatctcttcacTAAATACAAGTCACAAGGCCAATGTGGTATATATCTAGGCTGTTctaggtttaaaaataataaattattgaagAAAAAAGCACCCACGAAAAATACAAAGAGCATTTACACATTTCAGTATTCAATATCCCAAAAATTAAAGAACAAAACCCAAACGGACAGGATCTCGGCAACTCTGCAGCTGTAAGCCATGATGGCACCAAACGGCGTTCCACTTGAAGTCCCGCAGAGCCATTCAGGGGTTGGTACACAAGACCGACACAAGTAAAGTGGAGTCTTATTGGCTGATTGGTTCTGTAAACAATGCTGAGTAAACTGGTTCTCGATTGGCTGTTCAACGAATATTAACAGTAgtaagttgttgttttattttccccCAACGTTAAATGTTTTAAGTCTTAATTGGACTAAAATAAAAGATCTTGTCCTGCGAACAGGAGTTTTGGTTATGGCTGTGTGAGGACAAGGGATGAGACGTCCTCATCGGGAGCTGGAACTGATAGCCTGAGAAAGCACACATACAAATGATAACGGTTAGCTCTTGTTGAAGCTTTGCTGTTGTTTGTTCACTTTGACAAAGCATGTGGGTGCACTCACCAGGCTGAAAGAGTCGTACATGCTCATGAGCTCCTCCATGCGGTATTGCTCCAGCACTACTACATTGGAGAGGTTTGGGTTGCGTTGCCGTGCACAGTCCTCACAGTGCACCACATACATCTTCCGACTGCCATTCTCACTGGTCACGAACAGCAGGTTAAACACCTCCACCTGCACAAGAACAAAAACTTGCATTACTATTGTgtaattttctgttctttttttggaACACAATTCTGCAGGTCTTTGGTGGATTTTTATATGTAGGGCCTGTCTGCCTGTACTTTACAAATAACGAAGCACAATCCACTCACATCACACTCGTTACAGTAGTAGGCCGGCTCATCCTTCACCCTGCTCTGGTAGGAAATCTTCTTTCCTCCTGCCACCAGCTGGTCCCTCAGAATCTGAATGTGCTTAATAGACTGGAGGAGACAGTGTCTGAAAAGGAGGAAAGGCAAATGGATTAAATGTCTATGCTACTAAACTGGGATGTTACTTGCTGCTGCATACTCACTTGATCATCTTGTAAGTGTCTGGGTCAGTGACTTTGATGTTCCGTGCCAAGTTCCAGGATACGTGAATCATGGGAACGATGGATTTGACTTTCTTCACTTCGTTCCACTCAAATCTCTCTAAAGCCAACTGGTACTGATAAGCTACAAATTCAGAAAAACAGCGTTTTACACATTTAATTGCAACCGTTTATGTAGTTGTCAtgactgataaaatgtattttaaagcgCTTAGACTTTATCTTCCACTTAAAGTAGGCTATTCCTGGCATACATCATACATATTTTATGGAACTGTAATGACAATGAAAAATCAGGATTTTCAACAACAGGCACTAAAACATCAAAAAGCCACCACGTTTTGAATGATAAAGAGAACAGAAGTTAAATGTGTAGGTTACTCACAGTTGACAGGTCCCACATTCCAAGCAATGTTGTTGCACCAGCCCACGGCCTGAACCCAGTGTACAGCGCCTGCGTTGATCCACACCAGGTCTCCTGGTCTTTGGATGAACCGGTACACAGGGATGTTAGCGCGGTACAAGTCATCCAGAACCGGCCACCATGATCCTGTCAGGTAGTCGACTCCATGCCTGAGAGAAAAGTCAACAAACTtcttaaagtatttattttaacgTAAATATATACGAATTGTTTGGCTATTAGTGTTATTTGACAGTGTTTTTGTAAACTCTTTCTTACTTTTCACAGAAATCACTGATGGCCTCCCAGTAGTTGTCATGAACGGCAAACCACTCACAGTCTCCAGGCCCAATATTGATGTTTACGGAACAGAAGTTATTGTTCTCCTGGTGTCCTGATGATACAAACATttaacaccaataaaaaaaaaaactacttgccAAAGCAGACAAACTATCTTTGATTTCTACAACTCACAAATCAAGAAAGCTATTAGTGATTGTGTCAAACCTGGTGTGCGGCAGCCAGGGACTTTCATGTAGAGTTGCACTGTATTCATTCCCAAAATGGTGTGGCCAACATGACTCAGCATATTCCCACTGGAGGACACACGCATAAACGCAGGCAACTTCTGCAGTTCCTGCAGCTGAGCCTTCCAtctaaagaaaaagacaaaacacaattTAGTTAAAACATCCCATTACTATATCCCCATCCGTGTCTTAAGGTTTTTATATTATCCAAATGAGATGACAAGAAAAGGTTATACATTTATGCAATTATGCACAGTAGTCTTACCTTTTTGGATCGGACAGATCAATGTTGGTGCCAAATTTTATTATCTTCCCCAAAGGTTTCTGCTCTAAACTATAAAgacaaattaaaccattttaagtaacaacattttaaataggtgttttatacatacatgtattaaataaagatatttggACAAATTCAAGAATTAGGTGCTGTGCTAACTTGCAAAGAATTACCTGGAGCTGGGAGCTGAGGAGCTACTAGTTGTATTCTCAGAGTTAGTGGCTGATttctcatcttcatcatcatcatcctcgtcATCACTGCCCTTCTCTTCCTTTAAAGGCAGACAATGGTATAGGTGTATGTTCAGTGCATGACGTATATGATTCaaattgaaattcattttatatttatgtcagACAGAATTGTACAAACAAGAATTACAAAGTATTTGCAAAATGACCAACAAATCTCCGGAAACTTGCAAACACTTTTATTTCTGTCACCTAATTTTTGTTGTGTTGGTTGTATGTTTGGGTTCATACCTGTAAGCTCTCTTGGAAGCTGGAGGCCTGATACTGGGCATACTTGGCAATTGTTGTATGCGACCTGCTGCTCTCGCAGGGCCAGGTCTGGCCTGTGCCGCTGGGATCCCAGTTCTCATCAGCTGGCTGTTGGACTTGGGTCCGGACCTCTACTGCATGCTCCGCATTTGCCTCCACCAAAGATTTTGTGGAAAACAGACCAAGATCTCGAAGAGGAAAGAATTAGTTAGTTTCCACAACAGCAACCGTTAAAGTTACAAAATGTACAACTTGAgtatctttccatccatccatcaacatACTTAATCTGAGGGAGCCAGCTAGTCCACGGATGACAGTAATGGGGTTCTTAGAATCCGTGCAGAACTGTAGCAGGACCGGAGAGAATGCATCTCTTTTACTTTCCAACTgcagagaaacaacaacaacatggaatCATTGAGACAAACCTTTATACATTGGAGCATCAAGTGTGTTTTTACTTGAGCAGAGTTTATTGTGCGTGTAATACACAAAAAGACCACAAGGAGCAGGAAATGATGACAATGCTACTGCAGCGCTTACATAGATGCTAGGTGTGGGGGGGTTGAGTTTCTCTTGAGGGATGGGCAGTTCTGTTGTCAAAACTGGTTTAACAGAGAGGGCAGGTAGGAGGTACGATTCCTTAAATTTCCCCTTCACGCGAGCCCCCCTGAAACAACAAGACATTAATTATCAGATACAGCCTTTCACGGTCTAAACCACATCAAAATATATTGCAACTGCTGCCaagaaataaactgttttaaagatTTCCTGCACACAAATATTGCTTACTTGCAGGCTCTGATGATTTCACTAGCTGTGTTCTTTATGGTGATTTCCTCCAGAGGAATCCTTCTCTCCTCTACCTCTGAAGCAATAAATGTCTCTCTGTCCCCGCTCTCCACCTTTATGAGGCGTATCTTCAGTTCTTTGGGTGGCCCATCTGTCAGTGCTTTCAGTTTCTGAAAGTCATCAGAACATAATGCTGAAGAAGCTGATGGGAGATCAGACGAACGTCCAGAGCTGGCGCCCTTGTCTTTACTCCGTGCCCACTCTTCTCCTTCACTCTGGGGTCGGCTACATTCTTCCTTCCTTCTCTTCTTGTCTCCGTCACGGTCTTGTTCCATCTCCCTAAACTTCTTACTCTGAAGGTCCAGGTTACCCAGTACCTgccttctctttttttccttgtgTGACTTCCCATCCCTGTGCCGTCGACTGGAGCTggaagatgaggatgaggaaAGAGATGCATCATCATGTCTTTCTCtgtgctttttctttctctctttcctgtcCTCATGCTTTTTGCTACTACCGTGTTTGTGTTTCCTCTCTCGTTCTCTGTCTCCATGTCGGTCCTTTTCTTTATCAGGTTTGCATGTCTCCTGTGACTCTGCCTTAGAGCTCTGCCTTTGAGGGAGTATGTGTTTGTTCACCTCATAGCTATGACCAAGCTCCGCTAGTGAAGACTCCGAGATGGTGGTCAGTATTGGTCGTTTTTTCAACAAGTCCTTCACTGTTCCAGAATCCTTCTCTCCTGTGGATTCCTCTGAAATatcttcctcatcatcatcgCCCAAAAGATCTGGCTGGCTTATTTTATCCCCTCTTTTCCTCTCTGATGCCCAGTCCGTAGGTGAAAGGGGACGGGGCTGTCCTGAGTTACTAATGGCAGAGGTTTGCATTGGACTGCTAAAACCTGGGTGATTGGATGAACCTGATGTGGGAGAAGTGCTTTGTTGTTGTCTGCAAATGTCAGGCTCCAGAGAAAGAGATGAAGAGTACTTCACTCCCATAAAAGCAGAGGGAGGAGGACGACCAAAGGGTCCACCTCGGTAGGTGTACTTCTGGCTCTCAAGTACAGACGCAAGGTTTTTAAACATGCTGTTCACACCTGTCTGATGGAGGTGTGGCCGCTGTGGTGGTGGTGAACAGGATGGAGTTTCATCTTCATCTCGATATGCTTCTTCGTCATCCTCACACTCACTTTTCTCTACCTCTGGAAGGCCATACAGCTTGGCCAAGTCACTGTGGCGATAGTTGGTTCCTGTTGTGGCAAGATTTTCTTGAGACTGCATGCTAATGGAATTGGCAGGCTTGGTTATAACTTTAAGAACCTCCTCTTCTTCCTCGAGTGAAGAAGTACGACTACAAGGAGATGCCAGTGAACCTTGCCGACTTAACACAGGTGGGCTTCCATGGCCATCTGGCTGATAATCCTCAGTTGGAGATTGCTTTAGGGCTGGCATGAGGTCTGGTGCACACAAATAACTCTTCATAGGTGCCACATTTGTAGAAAACAGAGGTTTCGTTACTGCCTGTTCTCCGCTATTGCCAGAATATAACTCCTCCTCTTTCTTAATGGACTCATCCAGCATCTTCATAATGTTAGCCAATCCATCAGGCAAGAGCTCAGAAGTTTCCTCCTCAAATTGGGCACCATCAGAGTCACCACTGTAACTTCTAGCACTGCTGCCCAAACTACCAAGTCCTGTACTGGGCATATGTTTTTGAAGGCTGTTTGTAGTCGTGCATGAAGAGCGAACATCCTTGGGGAAAGCCTGGTAAAGTTTGGGTGGCTCTCGCAGGGGTGGAGGGTTGGGAATTGCATTTATAATCTCAGCATTATGAACGGTTTTCAACATGGTGACATCTTTGGATGGGTCAGGTTTCAATTGCATGGTGTGGCTGTGGTTGTCGGTGGGGCTGATAAGACCTGACTCTGAGGGGTATGTAGGATTCCCATTGGAATTCTGAGACGGTGCGCCACTCTTCCATTTCTCTCTTTGCCTTTGCTTTTCACGGGCATAGTCTGTCTGGGGGGTGAGGGGAGGTGGTTGTGACCGTTCCATAACGTTTGCTGCAGTTCCAGAAAGATGTGGATGCACTCCTCCCCGACTCAACCAGGGATAAGGTGGTGAATTCTGGCTATGAGGTGAGATGGAGGAGAGTGCACTGGCTGGAGACAAACGAGGAGGTGGAGGCTCAGCTGCACTACCTGACAGCAAACGTTCCAGACTCTTGATGGCAGACTCACCATGTGGCTTTGTCTCCATTTCTTGTCGTTC
Coding sequences:
- the LOC109100062 gene encoding lysine-specific demethylase 6B-like isoform X2, whose product is MHHTAEQFTGCSTRDPFPLDGLNRGPWAPVGSHAWSPPSRCLPGVNQHQFLPHMPPSHMTGLNHPSKFLNNGPLHRGDKQDLSQALLPGLQRIPPAPPRPWEPTRTGQGYEPLPGDNHNRLHNGYNAGPPAHLTARASQLLKYGAPHPQFSAHGSRPMPPLSDMWTQSQTQQQPRGPHSHSGQLKRPGPPLGEHSVIQHTPAPSLHRPMEDCPSPNKRKKSSESDQMPHSAMQRISGPPVHLNQQPSSNYPPPKPGFWNPLHKGGAPWNLNEHKSGPIDFQDSAKSRTGSFPYKPPPLNPSTTSSPTIPNTRGYEESRGAPPQSNKTAQSPESLGPPSQNPHIHHSTYSYPNSRPSAQTQVEPRGTTSKRGHDSALSSLNKQAPPQPTSSSSPRADGERPAPSPANHTSVPYSHPRFQPHPGLVHSSPSASNQAQATVPQHNPHKPWRNQESRDFSARGHSQVASHLSQALNRLAEGDQCPGTPQRVSPPQAPARKPVITPNLETPRPPCSLEPYTNFGSIPATSSAPSTASSIPSTLSSWRAMDSSVLISNPNHVSMIGQNVTHPGYQGVHPGVETLPNPQRGAQSQIQSTLPHTGQVRPNYTPVSSSPSTLNSGLQRSGESVITSKTSQHFFNTLPPVSSPLHCPQPPEHIKVSSALKPISSNSYNSAPIQASSSISQATTTVPAPVYPRSCLQPAATSSQSIVDALNKLDAELQGHMQAEERRRDQDEERKRNVERQEMETKPHGESAIKSLERLLSGSAAEPPPPRLSPASALSSISPHSQNSPPYPWLSRGGVHPHLSGTAANVMERSQPPPLTPQTDYAREKQRQREKWKSGAPSQNSNGNPTYPSESGLISPTDNHSHTMQLKPDPSKDVTMLKTVHNAEIINAIPNPPPLREPPKLYQAFPKDVRSSCTTTNSLQKHMPSTGLGSLGSSARSYSGDSDGAQFEEETSELLPDGLANIMKMLDESIKKEEELYSGNSGEQAVTKPLFSTNVAPMKSYLCAPDLMPALKQSPTEDYQPDGHGSPPVLSRQGSLASPCSRTSSLEEEEEVLKVITKPANSISMQSQENLATTGTNYRHSDLAKLYGLPEVEKSECEDDEEAYRDEDETPSCSPPPQRPHLHQTGVNSMFKNLASVLESQKYTYRGGPFGRPPPSAFMGVKYSSSLSLEPDICRQQQSTSPTSGSSNHPGFSSPMQTSAISNSGQPRPLSPTDWASERKRGDKISQPDLLGDDDEEDISEESTGEKDSGTVKDLLKKRPILTTISESSLAELGHSYEVNKHILPQRQSSKAESQETCKPDKEKDRHGDRERERKHKHGSSKKHEDRKERKKKHRERHDDASLSSSSSSSSSRRHRDGKSHKEKKRRQVLGNLDLQSKKFREMEQDRDGDKKRRKEECSRPQSEGEEWARSKDKGASSGRSSDLPSASSALCSDDFQKLKALTDGPPKELKIRLIKVESGDRETFIASEVEERRIPLEEITIKNTASEIIRACKGARVKGKFKESYLLPALSVKPVLTTELPIPQEKLNPPTPSIYLESKRDAFSPVLLQFCTDSKNPITVIRGLAGSLRLNLGLFSTKSLVEANAEHAVEVRTQVQQPADENWDPSGTGQTWPCESSRSHTTIAKYAQYQASSFQESLQEEKGSDDEDDDDEDEKSATNSENTTSSSSAPSSSLEQKPLGKIIKFGTNIDLSDPKRWKAQLQELQKLPAFMRVSSSGNMLSHVGHTILGMNTVQLYMKVPGCRTPGHQENNNFCSVNINIGPGDCEWFAVHDNYWEAISDFCEKHGVDYLTGSWWPVLDDLYRANIPVYRFIQRPGDLVWINAGAVHWVQAVGWCNNIAWNVGPVNSYQYQLALERFEWNEVKKVKSIVPMIHVSWNLARNIKVTDPDTYKMIKHCLLQSIKHIQILRDQLVAGGKKISYQSRVKDEPAYYCNECDVEVFNLLFVTSENGSRKMYVVHCEDCARQRNPNLSNVVVLEQYRMEELMSMYDSFSLAISSSSR